The Vicia villosa cultivar HV-30 ecotype Madison, WI linkage group LG1, Vvil1.0, whole genome shotgun sequence genome includes a region encoding these proteins:
- the LOC131599168 gene encoding uncharacterized protein LOC131599168 — protein sequence MSQSTPSKQLSPSSEKASESRAPNVVIDQDVVLNVAPLNAVPASDPVRSQPRKMHARKSTGGSVPETFSVQGREGSSYVHNVIANIVTRILNEGHKVDGISVPLAQMPASENIQDDQGEQDDASKDQDNVETSADKNDETPVAKDVETSIPAVPAEKDASPNVHDVVDLDDLDDPIDIADDDLISSISNRVKARKGKQVGEQYPLKPQVTPLKTVTKEKMKKVPSGPSKSGSKEFIVNLSQDCADGRTDDFHKVYVRRKCIEFSPTAINHYLGRNAEAQPEFEVTDNEVCKTITGGKVKKWPIKSKLSASLLTVKYALLHKIGAANWVPTNHTSTIAVGLGRFIYAIGTKTVFDYGTYIFDQTMRHAGTSATKLPIAFPSLICGIILKQYPGILKAKDSSADSGDDHAAGGDGEKMDADSDDEYKAEDDEDADAQTSSSSDVEMSEEDDEDTAFT from the exons ATGTCTCAAAGTACTCCCTCAAAGCAATTGTCTCCTTCCTCTGAAAAAGCATCGGAGTCTAGGGCACCAAATGTGGTGATTGATCAAGATGTCGTGTTGAATGTCGCACCATTAAACGCTGTTCCTGCTTCCGATCCTGTTCGCAgtcaaccaagaaagatgcatgcaagaaaatcaaccggAGGATCTGTTCCAGAAACTTTTTCTGTCCAGGGTAGAGAGGGCTCTTCTTATGTTCATAATGTGATTGCAAATATTGTCaccagaatcttgaatgaagggcacaaGGTTGATGGAATatctgttcctctagcccaaatgcCTGCTTCCGAGAACATCCAAGATGATCAAGGTGAGCAAGATGATGCTAGCAAAGATCAGGATAATGTTGAGACATCTGCTGATAAAAATGATGAGACCCCTGTTgctaaagatgttgagacatct attcctgctgttcctgctgAGAAAGATGCAAGCCCTAATGTGCATGATGTGGTGGATCTAGATGATCTTGATGATCCTATTGatattgctgatgatgacctcatctccagcaTCTCCAACAGGGTCAAGGCTCGTAAGGGAAAGCAAGTTGGTGAGCAATATCCTCTCAAGCCACAGGTTACTCCTCTGAAGACTGTTACtaaagaaaagatgaagaaaGTTCCCTCTGGACCTTCAAAGTCTGGAAGCAAA gaGTTTATTGTCAATTTGTCTCAAGACTGTGCTGATGGTAGAACAGatgattttcataaagtttatgttagaagaaaatgcatAGAATTTTCTCCTACTGCTATAAACCACTATCTAGGTAGAAATGCTGAAGCTCAACCTGAGTTTGAAGTAACTGATAATGAGGTTTGCAAAACCATCACTGGGGGTAAGGTTAAAAAGTGGCCCATCAAAAGTAAACTGTCTGCTAGTCTCTTGACTGTCAAGTATGCTCTGCTGCATAAAATTGGTGCTGCCAACTGGGTGCCCACCAATCACACATCTACCATTGCTGTTGGCTTAGGTAGATTCATTTATGCTATAGGGACCAAGACTGTGTTTGACTATGGGACCTATATTTTTGATCAGACTATGAGACATGCTGGTACCTCTGCCACTAAGCTTCCTATTGCCTTTCCATCCCTAATATGTGGAATCATCCTAAAGCAATACCCTGGCATCTTGAAAGCTAAAGATTCT tctgctGATAGTGGTGATGATCATGCTGCTGGTGGTGATGGTGAGAAGATGGATGCTGATAGTGATGATGAATATAAGGCTGAGGATGATGAGGATGCTGATGCCCAGACTAGTAGCTCCAGTGATGTGGAGATGAGtgaggaggatgatgaagatact gcctttacctga